A single Phragmites australis chromosome 4, lpPhrAust1.1, whole genome shotgun sequence DNA region contains:
- the LOC133916565 gene encoding deoxymugineic acid synthase 1, which produces MAATMSTNGGAACRLPPRIGLGTAVQGPRPEPVRRAVLRAIELGYRHFDTAAHYATEAPIGEAAAEAVRTGVIASRDELFITSKVWCADAHRDRVLPALRQTLRNLQMEYVDLYMIHWPVCMKPGRFTAPFTPEDFEPFDMQAVWEAMEECHRLGLAKAIGVCNFTCKKLETLLSFATIPPAVNQVEVNPVWQQRKLREFCREKGIQLCAYSPLGAKGTHWGSDSVMDSGVLHEIAKSKGKTVAQVCLRWVYEQGDCLIVKSFDETRMEENLDIVDWELTEEERQRISKIPQRKINLGRRYVSEHGPYKSLEELWDGEI; this is translated from the exons ATGGCTGCGACCATGAGCACGAACGGAGGAGCCGCGTGCCGCCTGCCGCCGCGCATCGGCCTGGGCACGGCGGTGCAGGGCCCGCGCCCGGAGCCGGTCCGCCGCGCGGTGCTCCGCGCCATCGAGCTCGGGTACCGCCACTTCGACACCGCCGCGCACTACGCGACCGAGGCGCCCATCGGGGAGGCCGCAGCCGAGGCCGTGCGGACGGGGGTCATCGCCTCCCGCGACGAGCTCTTCATCACCTCCAAGGTCTGGTGCGCCGACGCGCACCGCGACAGGGTCCTCCCCGCCCTCAGGCAGACGCTCCG CAATCTCCAGATGGAGTACGTGGACCTGTACATGATCCACTGGCCCGTGTGCATGAAGCCCGGGAGGTTCACGGCCCCCTTCACGCCCGAGGACTTCGAGCCGTTCGACATGCAGGCCGTGTGGGAGGCCATGGAGGAGTGCCACAGGCTGGGCCTCGCCAAGGCCATTGGCGTCTGCAACTTCACCTGCAAGAAGCTCGAGACCCTGCTCTCCTTCGCCACCATCCCTCCCGCCGTCAACCAG GTTGAAGTAAACCCTGTGTGGCAGCAGAGGAAGTTGAGGGAGTTCTGCAGGGAGAAGGGCATTCAGCTATGCGCCTACTCGCCTCTGGGAGCCAAGGGTACGCACTGGGGGAGCGACTCGGTGATGGACTCCGGCGTCCTGCACGAGATCGCCAAGTCCAAGGGCAAAACTGTGGCACAG GTGTGCCTGAGATGGGTGTACGAGCAGGGAGACTGCCTGATCGTGAAGAGCTTCGACGAGACGCGGATGGAGGAGAACCTGGACATCGTGGACTGGGAGCTGAcggaggaggagaggcagcGGATCAGCAAGATCCCCCAGCGGAAGATCAACCTGGGCCGCCGCTACGTCTCCGAGCACGGGCCATACAAGTCCCTCGAAGAGCTCTGGGATGGCGAGATTTAA